In one window of Posidoniimonas corsicana DNA:
- a CDS encoding HDOD domain-containing protein, with translation MPQTANPAIDKLVTQAGNLYSLPSVAVEVLQLTEQQDVDVKQLRDAIGRDPALSAKLLRVVNSSLFGLSGEVADLNQALALLGVEPLKVLVLGFSLPDGLFARMAGEPLKRYWTTSLTRAVCAKSLAPRFGGVSPDVAFLAGLLRDIGMLVMVQQLGEPYLRFLTLAADAPEELTELERQSLGFDHTQLTASLLREWKLPEALCGAVDFAAGDPLATGDPGLRPVVMLAERLSRLVLDRRLDALPDLLELGHAACGLTKQQLNDMLEPLQQQVDQLAAAMAVELSDEINLEQLIADAHRLLSTASEQYVCDELTARSDDEVAEALLAETHEVRLAMRSFLRGRAAAGELLQRAEGAHPARAHSAPKQPADMSATARARLRDTLDKVAARCRIERRELSVALLHTARPPRTESADAERELRQALAAAQDRTQPEHATRLTLDEVRVAILMPGVDRRDAVAYCNAAVEAAALGEHVRLRAGVASVTLVPNRFEVDRLIDGAAGCLNGAQVAGSTSVKSIEVY, from the coding sequence ATGCCCCAGACCGCCAACCCCGCCATCGACAAGCTCGTCACGCAGGCGGGCAACCTCTACTCGCTGCCCTCGGTCGCCGTGGAGGTGCTCCAGCTCACCGAGCAACAGGATGTGGACGTCAAGCAGCTGCGGGACGCCATCGGACGCGACCCGGCGCTGTCCGCCAAGCTGCTGCGGGTGGTCAACAGCTCGCTGTTCGGCCTCAGCGGCGAGGTGGCGGACCTGAACCAGGCGCTCGCTCTGTTAGGCGTTGAACCGCTCAAGGTGCTGGTGCTCGGCTTCAGCCTGCCGGACGGCCTGTTCGCCCGGATGGCCGGCGAGCCGCTCAAACGCTACTGGACCACCTCGCTGACCCGCGCGGTCTGCGCCAAAAGCCTCGCCCCGCGGTTCGGTGGCGTCAGCCCCGACGTGGCGTTCCTGGCCGGCCTGCTCCGCGACATCGGCATGCTGGTCATGGTGCAGCAGCTCGGCGAGCCCTACCTGCGGTTCCTGACGCTGGCGGCCGACGCGCCCGAAGAACTTACGGAGCTCGAGCGGCAGTCGCTCGGCTTCGACCACACCCAGCTCACCGCGTCGCTGCTGCGTGAGTGGAAGCTGCCCGAAGCGCTGTGCGGGGCCGTCGACTTCGCCGCCGGCGACCCGCTGGCCACCGGCGACCCCGGCCTGCGGCCGGTGGTGATGCTGGCCGAGCGCCTGAGCCGGCTGGTGCTCGACCGCCGGCTCGACGCGTTGCCGGACCTGCTGGAGCTCGGCCACGCCGCGTGCGGCCTGACCAAGCAGCAGCTCAACGACATGCTCGAGCCGCTCCAGCAGCAGGTCGACCAGCTGGCCGCCGCGATGGCGGTGGAGCTGTCCGACGAGATCAACCTGGAGCAGCTGATCGCCGACGCGCACCGCCTGCTCTCCACCGCGTCGGAACAGTACGTGTGCGACGAGTTGACCGCCAGGTCCGACGACGAGGTCGCCGAGGCGCTGCTGGCCGAGACGCACGAGGTGCGGCTAGCGATGCGGTCGTTCCTCCGCGGCCGCGCGGCCGCGGGCGAACTGCTGCAGCGCGCCGAAGGAGCGCACCCGGCGCGGGCGCACTCCGCCCCCAAGCAGCCGGCCGACATGAGCGCAACCGCGCGGGCCCGTCTGCGCGACACGCTCGACAAGGTGGCCGCCCGTTGCCGCATCGAACGCCGCGAGCTGAGCGTCGCGCTGCTGCACACCGCGCGGCCGCCCCGCACCGAATCGGCGGACGCGGAGCGTGAGCTGCGGCAGGCGCTCGCCGCCGCGCAGGACCGCACCCAGCCGGAGCACGCCACGCGGCTCACCCTCGACGAGGTGCGGGTCGCGATCCTGATGCCGGGCGTCGACCGCCGCGACGCGGTCGCCTACTGCAATGCCGCGGTCGAGGCCGCTGCGCTCGGCGAGCACGTCCGCCTGCGGGCCGGCGTGGCCAGCGTCACGCTGGTGCCCAACCGGTTCGAGGTGGACCGCCTGATCGACGGCGCCGCGGGCTGCCTGAACGGCGCCCAGGTGGCCGGGTCGACT